A window of Myxococcales bacterium genomic DNA:
CGCGATGCCCGTGCGCGTGCCCGTCGTGAGCCATGCCGTCCGAATCGCCGATAGAACCCCCGGGACTGACGATCGTTCCGGTCGGAACTTGTGGATGGTCTTTCTCGTGAGCACTCACTCTAGTTTCGTCCTTGCCGGACGTCACGCAGAAGGACTTGCCGACCAGGGAGTGGGTTCGCCGGTCGCGAAAAGCGATCGTCAGCCCGGGAAGTTTCATTGCGTCCACCGCGTCGCGGACGATTTTTTCAGGGACGCCGGCATCGACCAGGGCCGCGACGGTCATGTCGCCGGCGATGCCGGAAAAGGTGTCGAAGTGCAAATGCAGTCCGGGCGGCAGATCGTCAAGCATTGCCGGCTCGGAGTCGACTGGTACCTTGTTGTTTGGCTTCATGCCCGCCTCGATCCGCTTGGAGTATGGCGCGCGCGACCGCCGCCGATCAGAGGATGAATTTGCCGCGCGGCGTATAATGCGTGTGCAGCAGCTTGTGACTCAGGTGACCGCACGGCCCATCCGTCAGAAACTCGCGGTATAACCGCAGCACGGCGGGGTTTTCGTGGGATTTGCGAACGGCGTAGGCGCCGTCCTCGGCATAAATGGCCCGGGCCCGCGCTTCCCGGATGTCCGGCCCGGTGGGAATCGGTTGGCCGCCGCCGCCGAGGCAACCGCCCGGGCAGCCCATGAATTCGATGAAATGGAACGAGGCCAGTTCGCCGCCGGCCTTGATGTTTTCCACGACCCGCCGCGCATTCGCCGTGCCGTGCGCCACGGCCACCTTCAAGGTCGCGCCCTTCAGCCAATCCCAATGCGGCACCAGAGGCCGCAACAATTCCGGCACCGCGCCCACCTTGGGGATCGCCAGTTCGACCTTGCGGACGCCTTCCATGCCGCGCACCGGGACGATGTCGGCGTGCGTGAACAGGCTTTCCACCTTTTCACCCGTCACCAATTCGATCACGGTGCGCAGCGCCGATTCCATGACACCGCCCGTCGCGCCGAAAATCACGCCCGATCCGGTGGCGGTGCCGAAGGGATCGTCGAAGTCGGATTTTTCCATCCGCGGCAGATCGATCCCGGCTTCCTGCATCATCTTGGCCAGCTCGCGGGTGGTCAGGCCGTAGTCCACGTCCTTGAAACCGCTGGCGACCATTTCCGGCCGATTGCACTCGAATTTTTTCGCGGAACAAGGCATCAGGGCGACCGTGACGATGTCGGCCGGATCGATGCCGGCCACTCCGGCATAGAAGGTTTTGATGATCGCGCCGAACATCTGTTGCGGCGACTTGGCGGTCGAGACGTTCGGGATGAATTCCGGATAAAAATGTTCGAGGTACTTGATCCAGCCCGGCGAACAGGAGGTGAATTGCGGCAGGGCCACGGCGGCATCCTTTTCCACCAAGGCCCGATACAACCTCAGAATCAGTTCCGTTCCTTCCTCGAGAATCGTCAAATCCGCGGTGAAATTGGTGTCGAACACCTTATCGAAGCCGCAGAACCGCAACGCGGTATTCATCTCGAAGGTCAGGGGCCGCCCCGGCTCCAAGCCGAAGCACTCGCCGATGGCCGCGCGCGGCGCGGGCGCGGTCTGGATGACGACGTGTTTGCGCGGGTCGTCGATCGCCGCCCAGACCTCGTCGGTCGGATCGTTGGCGCGCAAGGCACCCGTCGGACAACGGTTGATGCATTGCCCGCAATTGATGCAAACGACCTGGGAAAGCGGCCGGTCCATGAACGTGGCGATTTTGGTCCGCTCGCCGCGGTTGATCGCTTCCAGACAACCGACTTCCTGCAGGTCGATGCAGGTGCGGACGCATCGCCGGCACAAAACGCACTTGTTCATGTCACGGATGACCGCATGGCTGGAGCCGTCGATTTCGTACAACGGCCGCTCGGGATGACCGAAGCGGAACGAATCGACGCCGTATTCCTTGGCCAGCGCCTGCAATTCGCAATTGTTGTTGCGGCCGCAGGCGTAGCATTCGCCGTAGTGTTTGGCGAGCAGCAGATCCAGCACATGCCGCCGCGCCCGGCGCACCTTGCGGGTATGCGTCCACACGCTCAGTGGTTGGAACACGGGATAGGCGCAAGCCGCCTGCAAGGTGCGCTGGCCCTCGACTTCGACCACGCAAACGCGGCACATGCCGGCGGCGCGGAGATCCGGGTGCGCGCACAAGGTGGGGATCCGAATGCCCAAGCGGTTCGCGGCTTCGAGAATCGTCGTGCCGAGGGGAACCTTGACTTCCTGGCCGTCGACGGTCACCGTCACCCGACCGCCGATCTGGGTTTCGTCGTCGGGCCGCGCGATGGCGTGTCCCAACTGGCTGACCGGCGCCCGATTCGCCTCCATTTGCAGGGTCTCTTTCATCGTTGTCCTCTCGTTCGTTGCGCGGGGGGATGGATCAACGCAAACCGTTCGCCGCTCGGCCCAACAGTTCATCCTTAAAATGGGCGGCGATGGACAAAAACGCGTTGGGGGCCGATTGTCCCAGCCCGCACTTCGAGGCCGATTGCATCGTCTCGCCGAGTCCGCACAATTCATTCAGGTAGCTCATCGAACAGGTTCCGGCCGCCAGCCGCCGCACGCCTTCCAACAATTTCGCGGCGCCTTCCCGGCAGGGCGTGCATTGTCCGCAGGATTCCTCGACGAAAAATTCGAGGAAATTCTCGGCGACATCCAGCAGGTCGCGGTGCGGGCCGATGACGATGACCGACCCGCCGGTGGCGACGTCCTCGTAAGCGATGGTTCGGTCGAATTGGCCGGCCGGCACGCATTGCCCGGAGGCGCCGCCGATTTGCACGGCCTTGGCTTCGGCGCCGCCCACGACCGCGAGCAATTGCGCCACCGTGATCCCCAAGGGGAACTCGTAAACCCCCGGCCGGGCGCAATCGCCCGACACCGAAAACAGCTTCGGCCCGGTCGACCGCGCCGTGCCGACACGGTTGAACCAAGCCGCGCCTTTCTCGCCGATTCCCGCCACCCAGGCGAAGGTTTCCACGTTGTTGACGATCGACGGGCATTTTTGAAAACCCGTATTCACCGGAAACGGCGGCCGGTTGCGCGGCTCGCCGCGATGGCCCTCGAGCGACTCGATCAGCGCGGTTTCCTCGCCGCAGATATAGGCGCCGGAACCCATTCGGATTTCGATGTCGAAGGCGAAGCCGGCCTGACCGTCCACCGCGTCGCCGAGCAGTCCCTCGCGCCGCCGCCGGCTCAACACCTCTTCGAGCCAGCCGCGCAGATAGGCATATTCGCCCCGCAGGTAAATGATTCCCCGCGATGCGCCGACGGCGTACGCGCCGATGGTCATGCCGTCGATCACCAAATCGGCGTATTCGGTCAGAATGACGCGGTCCTTGAAGGTGCCAGGCTCGCCCTCGTCCGCGTTGCAGATGACATACTTTCGTTCGCCGACCGCGGCCGCCGCCAGATTCCACTTGACGCCGGTCGGAAACCCGGCCCCGCCGCGCCCCTTGATTTGCGAGGCGGTCACCTCGCCGATGAGGTCGGCGCGCGAGCGTTTAAGCGCCGCCCGCAACCCGGCCAAGGGTTCGATCGCGGCAAAGGAAATTGGTCCGACAAGATTGGAATGAATCATCGCGCCTCCGCGCTTTCGGCCATGGCATGGACGCCGAAGGTCCGTTTGCATTCCTCGATGATGTCGTGCACCGCCGCCGGCGTGACCCGCGTGTAAACGTGGTCGTTCACCAACAGCGCCGGCCCCTGATCGCACATGCCCAGACAATTGGCCTCGGCCAGCGTGAACCGGCCGTCGGCCGTCGTTTCGCCGAAGCCGATGCCCAGGTCGGCTTCCAATTGCCGGGCGACGCGATCCTTGCCCTGCATGACGCAGGAAAGCGTCCGGCACAGACGAACGACAAACCGGCCTTGCGGACGCGACCTTAAGAAGGAATAGAAGGAGACGACGCCGTGAACCTCGGCGGGATGAATCGACAAATGATCGGCCACCAGCTGCATCGCCACGTCGGATATCCAGCCGAATTTCGCCTGGATTTGCTGCAAGGCCGGAATCAAGTTTTCACGCCGCGATCCCTGGCGCTCGAAATACGCGGCGATCTCCTGTCGCAATCGCTCCTGTTCCGTCACAAGCATCGCTCAGGCCCCTTTCCGTAAAAGCTCGGCGACCGATGCCAACAACCGATCCGCCGCAATCGGTTTTTCCTCGAACTTGTTCACCGGAACCAGGTCTTGATCCGGGCCGTAGTCCAGTCCCGTGACCTTCCCGATGCTCGACATCATGAGGATCGGTTTGGTCCATCCCTCGCGTCGTAGCGTTTGCGCCAAAACGAAGCCGTCCGCCGGCGATTCCATCATCACATCCAAAATCAGCAAATCCGGCTGTTCACTTGCGATCATGGCCTGCCCTTCAGGCGCCGAACGCGCGGTAACCACCGCGTATCCGGCCCCTTCCAAAACCGTCTGGATGGCAAAAACAAAATCGCCGTCGTCGTCGACAACCAGAATTTTCACCATCGCTCGAAGCCTTTCGTGTCGAAAATTAGTATTATGATTTTCAAAATCGTGTTACCATTGCCAAGAACCCGCCCTTTTGTCAAGCGAAAACACCGGATCGCAGGATTATTTTATCGCCCTGCCGTTGGATCTCTGCCGCGATTTTCCGGATGAAACGACACCTTCGTTCGCCTACAATACAGGTCGATTGCCGACGAATAAGGGTGGCCAAACCCTGGAGAGGAATAGCGCAATGCAGTTTTTGCGGATCGACATCAGCGGCGCAGTGGCGGTGATGACCTGGAAACACGAGGAACAAAACCGGTTCACGTCGCCGTTCAACGAGGAAATCATCGCCGGCCTGGAGCAACTGGCCGCCGACCCGGCGATTCGGGCGGTCGTGGTGACCTCCGGCGTGCCGAAATATTTTTCGACCGGCCTCCACCTCGACTGGATCAAGGCCCAGGTCGCCGCCGACCCGGAATCCCTGCGGCCGTTCTTTCATTCGATCAACCGGCTGATGACCCTGGCGACCGGTTACCCGAAACCGCTGATCGCGGCGATCAACGGCCACGCCGTTGCGATGGGCTTGATCATCACCGCCTGCATGGACTACCGCCTGATGGCCGTCGACCGCGGCTTCCTGCGCTTGCCCGAGGTCCAAATCGACATTCCCTTCCTGCCCAGCATGACCGCCGTCTTCAACGAAATCCTGCCGCCGCGCTCGTTCCGCGACCTGGCCTATACCGGCGACAAGTTCACGCCGATCCAGGGGCAGGAAATGGGGTTGATCGATCAGACCTTCCCGGCCGCCGAACTGCTGCCGGCAGCGGTGGAACTAGGGAAGAAGCTGGGCGCGCACAAGTCGGCAACCTACGCGACCATCAAGCGCGACAACCGGCGCCGGGTGCTGGCCGCGCTGCGGGACGACGACCCGGCGGCGATCGAGGTATTACTGAAACGATTCACCGGTTAGCGACGCGCGCCGCGGAAAAAATTCGCCGCGCAGGAGCCCGCCATGAAAGTGACGATCACCTATTGCACGCTGTGAGGGTACCTGCCCAAGGCCGTCGGTCTGGCGGCTGAGTTAAAAGAAAAATTCGGCGCGGAGGTGGAATTGATCCGCGGTTCCTACGGCGATTTCGAGGTGCGCGCGGACGATCGCCTGGTCTATTCCAAAACGCGAACCGGCCGCTTCCCCGAAGCGGGCGAAGTCAGCCGGTCGCTGGGCAAGTAGCGCCGGCCGCCGTCAGTTCTCGCCGGATCTGGTATCTTGGTCCGCGGTGGCGTGCGCCTCGTAGGCAATGACCTGGGCCAGCCCCCGCGCGGCCTGAGCGTTGCGCGGATTGATTTGCAGCGCCTGCGCGAACAACTCGCGCGCCTCCCGCCAGCGCCCTGTCGGCCCCGCCTCGTCGGAAACCAACACTTCCGCCAGCGCCGCCATCACCGCGTCGTTGCGCGGATCGGCGTCCAGGGCGTCGCGGAGCAGCGACTCCGCCCGGCGGTAACCGTCCGACCGGCCCTCGCTTTTAGCCGTATCGATCAACTTCGCCGCCTCTTGAATCACGCCGAGCTTAGGGCTGGCGGCCGGGCCCGCTTCCTCCGTCGCTTTCTTATCCGAGGCACAACCGGCCAATAGTAAAAAAAGTAAGACAATCGAGATGGTAATCCACTGTCTCATCGGAATGGTCCTCCCCTCTGGCCCGCCGATTGTATCACGCCGCTTCCTTGCCGCTTCAAGTGGCCTTTTCTTCTTGTGGGCGATCGGCAAACCGGGTAAGAAAGCCTAGGCGGTAGCCAGCAACAGGAGTCCGGGCGTGTGCGAAAAATGGTCTGACCAAACCGGCGACGATCGGGGTATGACGTCTGGCGTCGCGCCCGATCGCCGGGCCGGCGAACGCTCCGTTCGTTTGTGTTCCGAGAGCGCCGCTCTGCTCGACTGGCTGCTGCGCGAACCGATCCGCTACCCGGACGGCCGCCTGGCCGCCTGGCTGGATGATCAGCGGCCCGTCTTTCCTTATGAGGAATCGACCGGCTATCTGATTTCGCTCCTGGCCTGGCTCTACCGGCAAACCGGCGAGCCGCGTTTCTGTCGCGAGGCCTGGCGGTCGGCGACGGCGCTGGCGCGGGCGCTGGGCGACCGGCCCGGCTGCGGGCGCGACGGCCGGATTTATCTCTTCGACACCGCCGTATGTCTGCGCGCGCTGGGCTCGGTGCTCGCGTTGCCACCCGAAACCGGCGATGTCGCGGAACGCGCCGCTTTATCGGCTTTGGCGACGCGGCTGGCCCGGACCGTTTTGTCGCTGTTTCGGCGACGCCGGGCCGTTCTCGACGACGAAGCGCCGGCCGGCTCGCCGCGCTGGTCCGAAGCCTTCACCTTCCACTTGTTGAAGGCGCTGCCTTTTTCTCTTCCCTGGCTGTCGGAGTTACGCGAATTGCTGGATTGGCGGGCGCTGGCCGACGAATGGATCGGCGCGCATTACCGCGACGGCCTTTTCGTCCTGCCCGGGCCGTCCGATCGCGTCTACCTGCACGCCCATTGTTATGCGGCGGAAGGTTTGCTGGGTCTGGCGGATTCGGGGTATCGGCCGGCCGAAATCCTGCCGCCCGCGATCGGCGACCGGCTGGCCGGGCTGCAAATGCCGTCCGGCGCCCTGCCCCGGTGGCATCCGGAAAACGGCGAGCGGGAAGCGGCGGGCGACGCGACCGCGCAGGCGGTCCGGCTCTGGCAATGCCTGGACGCGGCGGCTTACGCCGGTCCGATCGCGCGCGGCCTGGCGTATCTGCGCGCCTCGATCGCGCCCGCCGGCGGGGTCTATTATTCGTCGCACCTGCGGCACCCCAATTCGTGGGCCACGATTTTCGCCCGGCAAGCGTTGCAGTGGGGCGACGGCCCCGGGGAAAAGCAGCAGTTGATTTGATGACGCGCCGCCCGTCCGGGGTTCGCTTAATTGACTTTCCCGGGACACGGTGTTAATAAAAGCAAGCCCTTAAAATGAGGTGTTTATCGCCTCGCGCCAACGAATAGAGGTAATGCCATGCCGAAAGACTTGACGAACCAATTCCTTTTCGAAACCGACCTGACCAAAATCGACCCCCTCTTCGCGGAATTGATCGATCGGGAAGACGAACGGCAAGCGCGTCAAATCGTGCTGATCCCCTCCGAAAGCATCTGCTCCTGGCCGGTCCGCCGGGTCCTGGACAGCTCCTTTTCCAACCTGTACGCCGAAGGCTATCCGGCCGCCGACAACACCCTGATGTCCACGGCCGACCTCGGCGACCTGCCGATGCGCCTGGCCCATTACCGGCGCTACGGCGACCGCCGTTTCTACAAGGGCAACGCCTACGTCAACCCGGTGGAAGCGCTTTGCCGGCGGCGGGCGGCGGAATGTTTCGCCACCGCCAAGACGCCGTTCGGCTCGATCTTCGCCAACGTGCAGCCCCTGTCGGGGGCGGCGGCCAACCTGGCGGTTTACGAAGCCTTCGTGCCCCTGGGCGGTACCGTGATGGGCCTGAGCTTGATGGAAGGCGGCCACCTCACCCACGGCAGCAAGTTCAACATGACCGGCAAGCGGTACAACATCGTTTCCTATCACGTCGATCCGCAGACCGAGCTGCTCGACTACGACGCCATCCTGGCGCTGGCCAAGGAAGCCAAGCCCAAGATGATCATCACCGGTTACACGTCCTATCCGTGGGCGCCGGACTTCGCCAAATTCCGGCAAATCGCCGACGAGGTGGGCGCGATTCTGATGGCCGACATCGCGCACCCGGTGGGCCTGGCGATCGCCGGCGCGTATCCGAACCCCATCGACCACTGCGACGTGGTGACCTTCACCACCCACAAGACGCTGATGGGGCCGCGTGGCGCGGTCATCCTGACCAAAACCGAGGAACACGCGCGCAAGATCGACGCGGCCGTGTTCCCCGGCGAACAGGGCGGCCCGCACATGAACACCATCGCCGCCCTCGCCGTCGCGTTCCACCTGGCGCAATCCGACGGCTTTAAAAAACTGCAAGGCAAGATCGTCGAAAACGCCGGGCACCTGGCCGACGAGTTCAAAAAGCTCGGCCTTCGCCTGGCTTACGGCGGCACCGACACCCACAAGCTGCTGATCGACCTGAAGTCCCTCGGCAAGAAAAACGGCGTCGTCCTCTACGGCGAACCGGCGGCCCACATCCTGGAACTGGCCGGCATCGTCCTGAACAAAAACACCATCCCCGGCGACGCCGAAACGGCCTTCGGCACCGGCCTGCGCATGGGCACCCCGTGGCTGACCCAGCGCGGCGCCGGCGAAGCCGAGGTGCGGCAGGTCGCCCGCTTCATCCACCGCATCCTGACGGCCTGCGAACCCTTCCTCTACAAAGGCCTGACCCGGCCGCTGCCGCGCGGCAAGGTCGATCCGCGCGTCCTGCGCGAGGTCAGCGAGGAAGTGGACGCCTTCTGCGCCAAGCTGGCGGTGCGCCCGCCGCGCGTTTCCGGCTATCCGCACTTCCCGTACCTCGATCCGGCCAAGGGCGGCCGGTTGATCAAAATCACCGGCCCGCACGCCGAGGCGTTTCTCGCCGATACGATCGCCGGCGATCTGTCGACCTTGAAAAACGGCGGCGTCATGACCGCGTTCGTGCTCGACGGCGACGGCCGGGTGATCGACGAGGTGTCGTTGGCCCGGTTGCCGCGGGCAAACGACGCGCGCCGCGACGGCTTCGTGCTCAAGGCCAATCCGCAAAACATCCGGTCGCTGCTGGTGTGGCTGCGCGGCCTGTCCGACGGCTTCACGCTCTTCGAACCCGGCGATGTCACGGCGAAAATCGAAGGGCCGGCCGTCATCGAGCAACTCGAGGAAGACTGCGAGTTCGTCAAAACCTGGACGGCGAAACTGCCCGACACCGACCCGCAAATGGCCGGCCGGAGCGGCGCCGAACTGCTGGCGCGGATTCCGGTCAAGCGGCCTTATTTCATCGGCCAACACGCGCTGGCCAAGGCGGCCCCCAAGCCCGACCTGCCCGCATTCGCCTGGCAAGAGCCCGCGGAAGCGCTCAAACGCACCAGCCTCTATGAGGAACACAAAAAGCTCGGCGGTAAACTGGTGCCCTTCGCCGGCCACGAAATGCCGGTGCGCTATGTCTCGACCATCGAGGAGCACAACGCGGTCCGCAAGGCCGCCGGCCTGTTCGACGTGTCGCACATGGGCGTCTTCGAGGTCAGCGGTCCGCGCGCCCTGGCTTTCCTCGATCTGGTCTGCTCGAACTACATCGGCGCGATGGCGGTCGGCGATTCGCTTTATAACTACCTCTTCGATCACGACGCCAACCTGCTCGACGATCTGCTGGTGTACCGCCTCGAGGAAGAGCGCTTCTTCATGGTGGTCAACGCCGCCAACGAAGCGAAGGACTGGGCGTGGCTGACCGCGGTCAACGAGGGCCGGGTGCTGCTCGACGCCGAAACCCCGCAGCGGGCGATGGAAGCGCCGGCGGTGCTGCGCAACCTTAAAGAAGCGCAGTGGGGCGCGGAACGGCGGGTCGATCTGGCGCTGCAAGGGCCGAAATCGAAGGAAATCCTGCTCCGGTTGGTCGATGTGCACCAGAAGGAAGTGCTGCGCAAGCTGGGCCGCACCAAGTGCGGCTACTTCAAGCTGGCGGGCTTCGACACCGTGGCCTCGCGCACCGGTTACACCGGCGAAGCGATCGGCTTCGAGATTTTCGTCCATCCCGATCAGGCGACTGCGTTGTGGAACGCCATCCTCGAGGCGGGGAAGGAATTCGGCGCGCTGCCGATCGGCCTGGGCGCCCGCGATTCGCTGCGCATCGAGGCCGGGTTGCCGCTCTACGGCCACGAACTGGCGGGCCATTACGACATCACGCCCGACGAGGCGGGCTTCGCCGGCTACGTCAAGCTGCACAAACCGTTCTTCATCGGCAAACGGCCCTACATGAAAAAGGTGGCTGGCCGCGAGATGAAGATCGTGCGCTTTGCCGTGCCCGCCAAGGGCAGCAAGCCCGTCAAGCTGGGCGATCCGATCATCGACGACAAGGGCGCCTGCCTGGGTTACGTGACCAGTTGCGCCACCGACACCGAGGGCTTGCTCGTCGGCCAGGCTTACGTGCAGCAAAAGAAAGCGGCGCTCGGCCCGATCCTGATCCTGCCCCTGCCCGCCGGCGGCAAAAAATCCCCGGGGGCGGAAGACCTCAAACCGGGCAGCCGCCTGCCGATGCCCGTCGAGGCGCAGATCATCAAGCGGTTCCCGAAGCGGTAGGGGAAACCTTTCATTCTGAGGCTCTTGGCCGAAGAATCGACTGACCCACATGAAAAAAGCGGGCTCTACGGAGTCCGCTTTTTTCTTTGCAATAGTTGATTATTGCGGCATCCGGCGCATAACCACACTCGAACGGTGATTTGTTGGCAAATGGTAAAAATTGGTGACATTCTCATTAATACCTATTACGGCGCCATCTGGCGCCTGCCACAGGCTTTTCAACGGGTAACCGCTTTGTTCGTCGTGCCACTGAACCCTGTCGTAATGCATCATCGGAGGAATCATTTTATCCTAATGATTATAGCACTTATTAACGATTTCTTGGCTGAGCGGTATTAATTTCATTTTTCCTGTGTTAAAACTTTTTTCATGGTTCATCTAATCAAGCCAGACTCGCAATATGGGGATCTTGAGGAAGTCACTCGGCTGTATCGACAGGAACGAGATAGCCGCCTCTCGACTCGCCTTAATATCATTCGCCTGCTCATGCTTGCGAGAAAATGTGGTGGGCGCGGTGCGACCGCGGGACGGGAAACTCGCCTGCCTGATGATGCCAGCGGTGAATACCGAAACCTTTTAGATTTTTCTGAATCATCTCCAAGACCAAGCTCCTGACGGCCGGATCGTATTGGTCCTGGACAACGCGTCATGGCATAAAGCGAAACGTTTGAACTGGGGCCGAATCTAGCCGCTCTACCTACCGCCTTACTCGTCGGACCTCAACTGTATCGAACGCCTTTGGCTGGACATCAAAAACCAATATTTCACCTACTTCGTTACCAAGTTGCACGAAGAACTCAAACGTCATCTGGAAACCGCCCTCAAGTTCTATCGCCTGCATCCGGAGGTTTGCTGGCAGATTTGAGGAGCAAAGAAATGACTAATAAGTGCTATAATATGTCATCATATTCCAATAGCATGCTATTTTTAATAGCCATTGTATTTTTCTCGCCAATTATGCCGTTATTTGCTTTTAACCTTGTCGATACAGCACTTCTTAAACTTTTTTCCGCTTCCACATGGGCACGGATCATTTCTGCCGATTTTTTGGGCTGAGATTTTCTGGAAGGCAATTTTTCTACCTTTGAGATTCCTAGTCTCCTTCTCTAACTCCTCGTCAAAAATCCATTTGCCCTCAAACATTTCAAAGTCAAGAACTCTTGAGTTCTCACCACGCCATTTGAGCGGAATAACAGCCCATTCCTCCGCCCTTGTCTCATACATTTTTATACGACAATACGCCTCCAATCTCTTTAGTATTTCAGAATTGATCTCGGCGGTCGTACATATGGTCAGTCCCCAATTTGCCTTGCGAAACTCCATTGAAAAATCATGGTCTCGCCCATCTCGCAAATGCATCTGTTTTGTTTGTTGAATGTACTGAAGAACCTGCTGCTGTGCATCGACGCTAAGATCAAGCAACCTTGTT
This region includes:
- the gcvT gene encoding glycine cleavage system aminomethyltransferase GcvT, with protein sequence MPKDLTNQFLFETDLTKIDPLFAELIDREDERQARQIVLIPSESICSWPVRRVLDSSFSNLYAEGYPAADNTLMSTADLGDLPMRLAHYRRYGDRRFYKGNAYVNPVEALCRRRAAECFATAKTPFGSIFANVQPLSGAAANLAVYEAFVPLGGTVMGLSLMEGGHLTHGSKFNMTGKRYNIVSYHVDPQTELLDYDAILALAKEAKPKMIITGYTSYPWAPDFAKFRQIADEVGAILMADIAHPVGLAIAGAYPNPIDHCDVVTFTTHKTLMGPRGAVILTKTEEHARKIDAAVFPGEQGGPHMNTIAALAVAFHLAQSDGFKKLQGKIVENAGHLADEFKKLGLRLAYGGTDTHKLLIDLKSLGKKNGVVLYGEPAAHILELAGIVLNKNTIPGDAETAFGTGLRMGTPWLTQRGAGEAEVRQVARFIHRILTACEPFLYKGLTRPLPRGKVDPRVLREVSEEVDAFCAKLAVRPPRVSGYPHFPYLDPAKGGRLIKITGPHAEAFLADTIAGDLSTLKNGGVMTAFVLDGDGRVIDEVSLARLPRANDARRDGFVLKANPQNIRSLLVWLRGLSDGFTLFEPGDVTAKIEGPAVIEQLEEDCEFVKTWTAKLPDTDPQMAGRSGAELLARIPVKRPYFIGQHALAKAAPKPDLPAFAWQEPAEALKRTSLYEEHKKLGGKLVPFAGHEMPVRYVSTIEEHNAVRKAAGLFDVSHMGVFEVSGPRALAFLDLVCSNYIGAMAVGDSLYNYLFDHDANLLDDLLVYRLEEERFFMVVNAANEAKDWAWLTAVNEGRVLLDAETPQRAMEAPAVLRNLKEAQWGAERRVDLALQGPKSKEILLRLVDVHQKEVLRKLGRTKCGYFKLAGFDTVASRTGYTGEAIGFEIFVHPDQATALWNAILEAGKEFGALPIGLGARDSLRIEAGLPLYGHELAGHYDITPDEAGFAGYVKLHKPFFIGKRPYMKKVAGREMKIVRFAVPAKGSKPVKLGDPIIDDKGACLGYVTSCATDTEGLLVGQAYVQQKKAALGPILILPLPAGGKKSPGAEDLKPGSRLPMPVEAQIIKRFPKR
- a CDS encoding response regulator, whose amino-acid sequence is MVKILVVDDDGDFVFAIQTVLEGAGYAVVTARSAPEGQAMIASEQPDLLILDVMMESPADGFVLAQTLRREGWTKPILMMSSIGKVTGLDYGPDQDLVPVNKFEEKPIAADRLLASVAELLRKGA
- the nuoE gene encoding NADH-quinone oxidoreductase subunit NuoE, producing the protein MLVTEQERLRQEIAAYFERQGSRRENLIPALQQIQAKFGWISDVAMQLVADHLSIHPAEVHGVVSFYSFLRSRPQGRFVVRLCRTLSCVMQGKDRVARQLEADLGIGFGETTADGRFTLAEANCLGMCDQGPALLVNDHVYTRVTPAAVHDIIEECKRTFGVHAMAESAEAR
- a CDS encoding SelT/SelW/SelH family protein; the protein is MPKAVGLAAELKEKFGAEVELIRGSYGDFEVRADDRLVYSKTRTGRFPEAGEVSRSLGK
- a CDS encoding tetratricopeptide repeat protein, whose product is MRQWITISIVLLFLLLAGCASDKKATEEAGPAASPKLGVIQEAAKLIDTAKSEGRSDGYRRAESLLRDALDADPRNDAVMAALAEVLVSDEAGPTGRWREARELFAQALQINPRNAQAARGLAQVIAYEAHATADQDTRSGEN
- a CDS encoding enoyl-CoA hydratase/isomerase family protein produces the protein MQFLRIDISGAVAVMTWKHEEQNRFTSPFNEEIIAGLEQLAADPAIRAVVVTSGVPKYFSTGLHLDWIKAQVAADPESLRPFFHSINRLMTLATGYPKPLIAAINGHAVAMGLIITACMDYRLMAVDRGFLRLPEVQIDIPFLPSMTAVFNEILPPRSFRDLAYTGDKFTPIQGQEMGLIDQTFPAAELLPAAVELGKKLGAHKSATYATIKRDNRRRVLAALRDDDPAAIEVLLKRFTG
- a CDS encoding dehydrogenase, with product MIHSNLVGPISFAAIEPLAGLRAALKRSRADLIGEVTASQIKGRGGAGFPTGVKWNLAAAAVGERKYVICNADEGEPGTFKDRVILTEYADLVIDGMTIGAYAVGASRGIIYLRGEYAYLRGWLEEVLSRRRREGLLGDAVDGQAGFAFDIEIRMGSGAYICGEETALIESLEGHRGEPRNRPPFPVNTGFQKCPSIVNNVETFAWVAGIGEKGAAWFNRVGTARSTGPKLFSVSGDCARPGVYEFPLGITVAQLLAVVGGAEAKAVQIGGASGQCVPAGQFDRTIAYEDVATGGSVIVIGPHRDLLDVAENFLEFFVEESCGQCTPCREGAAKLLEGVRRLAAGTCSMSYLNELCGLGETMQSASKCGLGQSAPNAFLSIAAHFKDELLGRAANGLR
- a CDS encoding 2Fe-2S iron-sulfur cluster binding domain-containing protein; the protein is MEANRAPVSQLGHAIARPDDETQIGGRVTVTVDGQEVKVPLGTTILEAANRLGIRIPTLCAHPDLRAAGMCRVCVVEVEGQRTLQAACAYPVFQPLSVWTHTRKVRRARRHVLDLLLAKHYGECYACGRNNNCELQALAKEYGVDSFRFGHPERPLYEIDGSSHAVIRDMNKCVLCRRCVRTCIDLQEVGCLEAINRGERTKIATFMDRPLSQVVCINCGQCINRCPTGALRANDPTDEVWAAIDDPRKHVVIQTAPAPRAAIGECFGLEPGRPLTFEMNTALRFCGFDKVFDTNFTADLTILEEGTELILRLYRALVEKDAAVALPQFTSCSPGWIKYLEHFYPEFIPNVSTAKSPQQMFGAIIKTFYAGVAGIDPADIVTVALMPCSAKKFECNRPEMVASGFKDVDYGLTTRELAKMMQEAGIDLPRMEKSDFDDPFGTATGSGVIFGATGGVMESALRTVIELVTGEKVESLFTHADIVPVRGMEGVRKVELAIPKVGAVPELLRPLVPHWDWLKGATLKVAVAHGTANARRVVENIKAGGELASFHFIEFMGCPGGCLGGGGQPIPTGPDIREARARAIYAEDGAYAVRKSHENPAVLRLYREFLTDGPCGHLSHKLLHTHYTPRGKFIL